In the genome of Terribacillus sp. FSL K6-0262, one region contains:
- the cysS gene encoding cysteine--tRNA ligase: MSVKIYNTLSRKKEPFVPIEEGKVSMYVCGPTVYNYIHIGNARPPIVFDTVRRYLEYRGYEVKYVMNFTDVDDKIINAAKEMGEDVYAVAEKFIQAYKEDTSALGVKEGALHPRVTESMEEIIDFVQGLIDKGYAYVSEGDVYFRTRSFDGYGKLSHQSIDELRSGARIRVGEQKDDPLDFALWKNAKPGEISWDTPWGKGRPGWHIECSAMVKKHLGDTIDIHAGGTDLTFPHHENEIAQSEALNGKSFANYWMHNGHINIDNEKMSKSLGNFILAHDLIKKHDPQVLRFFMLSVHYRNPINFTDELLESAKTGLARIKNAYENLQHRKAASTNQDGNADGVMETIQELRARFEEEMDDDFNTANAVSVLFDLAKEANVYLQQEQTSEQVIEAFTKAFEDLGGVLGVTFAAETELLDDEIEDLLAQRVEARKNRDFQEADRIRDLLKEKNIILEDTPQGTRWKRG, encoded by the coding sequence ATGTCGGTAAAAATTTATAATACATTGAGCCGGAAAAAGGAACCATTCGTTCCGATTGAAGAAGGAAAAGTAAGCATGTATGTCTGCGGACCTACTGTTTACAATTACATCCATATCGGTAATGCAAGACCGCCAATCGTATTCGATACGGTCCGGCGTTATCTGGAATACCGCGGCTATGAAGTCAAGTATGTCATGAACTTCACGGATGTCGATGACAAAATCATAAACGCCGCAAAAGAAATGGGCGAAGATGTCTATGCGGTAGCAGAGAAATTCATCCAAGCTTACAAAGAAGACACATCCGCCCTTGGAGTAAAAGAAGGGGCCCTTCATCCGCGTGTCACGGAGAGCATGGAAGAGATCATCGATTTCGTGCAAGGGCTGATCGATAAAGGCTACGCGTATGTATCCGAAGGAGATGTCTATTTCCGTACACGTTCATTTGACGGTTATGGGAAATTGTCCCATCAATCCATTGATGAATTACGTTCCGGTGCTCGTATCCGCGTCGGGGAACAGAAGGATGATCCCCTTGATTTCGCACTATGGAAAAATGCAAAGCCAGGCGAGATTTCCTGGGATACACCATGGGGCAAAGGGCGTCCCGGCTGGCATATCGAATGCTCGGCGATGGTGAAAAAGCACCTTGGTGACACAATCGATATCCATGCAGGCGGAACGGATCTTACTTTCCCGCACCATGAAAATGAGATAGCTCAATCAGAGGCACTCAATGGGAAGTCATTTGCGAATTATTGGATGCATAACGGTCACATCAATATCGATAATGAGAAAATGTCCAAGTCCCTGGGCAACTTCATCCTTGCGCATGACTTGATCAAGAAACATGATCCGCAAGTATTGCGCTTCTTCATGCTGAGCGTACATTACCGCAATCCGATCAATTTCACGGATGAATTACTGGAAAGTGCCAAGACAGGTTTGGCACGAATCAAGAATGCCTATGAGAACCTGCAGCATCGAAAAGCTGCGAGCACGAACCAGGATGGCAATGCCGACGGTGTGATGGAGACGATCCAAGAGCTCAGGGCTCGTTTTGAAGAAGAGATGGATGACGATTTCAATACAGCCAACGCAGTTTCTGTATTATTCGATCTGGCTAAAGAAGCGAATGTCTACTTGCAGCAGGAACAAACATCCGAACAAGTCATCGAAGCCTTCACAAAAGCATTCGAAGACCTTGGCGGAGTACTTGGTGTCACTTTTGCTGCAGAAACGGAATTATTGGATGATGAGATCGAAGACTTGCTGGCTCAGCGGGTAGAGGCGCGTAAGAACCGTGACTTCCAGGAAGCGGATCGGATCCGGGATCTGCTCAAGGAGAAAAATATCATCCTGGAGGATACACCGCAGGGGACGCGCTGGAAAAGAGGATAA
- the cysE gene encoding serine O-acetyltransferase, with the protein MYRDVFFRETIEAERKGKMGFFKMLKEDVMVVFDQDPAARSYLEVILTYSGLHAIWAHRVAHQLYKHKFYFLARVVSQVSRFFTGIEIHPGAKIGRRFFIDHGMGVVIGETCEIGDNVTIFQGVTLGGTGKEKGKRHPTVKDNALIATGAKVLGSITIGANSKIGAGSVVLHDVPDCSTVVGIPGRVVIKDGERIRRDLNHQDLPDPVAEKLREMDEEIKALQRELAAAKGEKQHVGKNL; encoded by the coding sequence ATGTACAGGGACGTTTTTTTTCGTGAAACGATAGAAGCGGAAAGGAAGGGCAAAATGGGATTTTTCAAGATGCTGAAAGAGGATGTCATGGTTGTTTTCGACCAGGATCCAGCTGCTCGCTCATATCTGGAAGTTATCCTTACGTATTCCGGCTTGCATGCCATTTGGGCACATCGAGTTGCACACCAATTGTATAAGCATAAATTCTATTTCCTTGCCCGCGTTGTTTCACAAGTGAGCCGTTTCTTCACTGGCATCGAGATACATCCAGGAGCCAAGATCGGCAGACGTTTCTTCATCGATCATGGCATGGGTGTCGTCATTGGGGAGACGTGTGAGATCGGCGACAATGTAACGATTTTTCAGGGTGTGACATTAGGGGGCACAGGGAAGGAAAAAGGCAAACGGCATCCGACGGTCAAAGATAATGCACTTATTGCAACAGGAGCCAAAGTGTTAGGTTCCATTACGATAGGTGCCAATTCGAAGATAGGCGCGGGGTCTGTTGTCTTGCATGATGTTCCGGATTGTTCCACGGTTGTCGGCATTCCGGGACGCGTCGTCATCAAAGATGGTGAACGTATCAGGAGAGATCTGAATCATCAGGATTTGCCGGATCCGGTTGCGGAGAAACTAAGAGAAATGGACGAGGAAATAAAAGCACTGCAGCGGGAATTAGCCGCTGCCAAAGGAGAGAAGCAGCATGTCGGTAAAAATTTATAA